From the genome of Cytophagales bacterium WSM2-2:
AGGTACAAACGTTGCTGGTTTCGGGAGAGTCGCATAAAACGGTTTTTGCAAATGGTTGGATACGACCCAATACCGCTCAGTGTCAATTTTGAGTTATGATTATGATGATGTTCGTGCGATCGTCTCCAGATTGTTTCCGGAGCGAGCATATAGATTCCCACCAGCACCATGATCCCGTGAGCAAGGCCTGAGTTTTGCAAAATAGCCCGGTGCTCGTAGTCATGATAGATTACAAAAAGCCTCACATATAAAAGGCCGCAAATAATGCTTGTGAAGATTCTGATTGGAAACGGAATCGTTCCAAAAAAAGCCAATGGAAATATGGTGATGATTAAAGCCAGCGTGATTATAACTTCTGCCCAGCTACGTGTTCGATTTTCGCAGCTGAACTGTTTGCTATCCGCCAGCAATTGCTTGCCAGAGCGCATGTAGGAATAAGTTAAGGTATCATTTAACCTTCAAAGTTACTGAAAATCAGGCGAATACTCTAAAGGGAAATTACCCATTGCGCTGATATTTCCACCTACGGTGAGACCACAGCCAGATTACTGGGTTTTGGATGATTTCGCGCTCCAGTCTTTTTGTAAATGCCTCTAAAATCTCCCCCTCTTTGGTCGAAGCCGGATTTTCGAACATTAATTCAGGAATAAGGTCATAGTAACCTCTCTTTCGCCTTTGGACATTCATATAGACGACCGGGTAGTTAAACTTGACAGCCAGTTTTTCGGGGCCGTTAAAAACGTTCGTATCCTGGTTCAGAAAAGTAGTCCAGTAAGAATTCGCAGACGAAGCTGCCTGATCAGCAATAAAAGCAGTTGCCGTTACTTCATTTCTGTGGGCTACCATATCTCGCAAAGTCATGTTCACCGGGACGATCCTCGTTCCGAATTTGGTACGCATCTTCACCATCATATTTTCAAAATACGGCTGCGATAGCGGGCGGTAAATCACTACAAGCTGGTATTTCATTGCCAATGAAAAACTTGGCCCGGCCCACTCCCAGTTTCCATAATGTCCCATCACGATGATAATGCTCTTTTTTTCCTCCCACATTTTATCAAGCCAGTCTGCCTTGTGATATACACATCGCTCACTTGCTTCTTTTTCTGTCATTCGCATCGTCTTGAGCGTTTCCAAAGTCAGGTCGCACAGGTACTTGTAATACTCTTTGGCAAGAGAGACAATCTCCTTTTCTGATTTCTCAGGAAATGATTTCCTTAAATTCTCGAAGACCACTTTCTTCCGGTAGCCAGAAATCCAAAACAAGAAATAAAATACATCAGATAACACATACATCGCCCTGAACGGCAACGATGCGATCAAATACAAAACAGGGTAAACCAGGTAAAAGACTACAGCTTGCATGCCCAAAATTAGAAAAACACGCCAACACTGATCACAAACTTTTCCACAAATACAACGTGGCGTAGGCCTCCCATCCCTTATAGCTTTTAAAGATGCGCTTCACATGGTCAAGCGAAGGCTTCTTTTTCATGCCCCTCAGGTTTTTGATGGCATTGTGAATTCCGGCATCTTCAAGTGGAAAGGCGTTGGGATACCGGAATGTTTTCATCAACGCATAGTTGGCCGTCCAGTTACCGATACCTTTGATCTTCATCAGTTCTGTTTTAGCTTCTTCAAAGGGCATCTTCCTGAGTTTTTCTTTCGAAACAATATTGGCGGCAAAGGCTTCCCCGATCAGCTTCACATATTTACTCTTCTGCCTTGAAAATTGAAGGGGGAGTAAATCGTTATCGGTAAGTTGAGACACCACACTGGCTTCGGGGAATAAATAATAGTCCAATGAGTTGTGTGCGATGCTGTCACCAAACTGCTGCACAAACCGTTGCTTCAATGTATAAGCAAATTGTAGATTGATCTGTTGGCCTAAAACGGCCCATACAAGCGACTCGAACAAATCCGGCTGGCCAATGATACGATAGCCTTTAAATTTCTTTACAAGGTCTTTAAGCAATTCGTCTTTTTGGGCAAGCTTGTAAAAGGGTTTTAAATCCGTCTCTAAATCAAACCACTCCTTGATATACGCAATGACCTCTTTCTTCGCAAAGGCAGGATCAACATTAAGAAATTCTAATTCCAGTTTTTCACCTGCCGGTGCAATCCTAAAAATCACAGG
Proteins encoded in this window:
- the alkA gene encoding DNA-3-methyladenine glycosylase codes for the protein MELAKEFIILPENFSYELCLSFLKRSPREVLHQIDGDNIFKALTVNGRPVIFRIAPAGEKLELEFLNVDPAFAKKEVIAYIKEWFDLETDLKPFYKLAQKDELLKDLVKKFKGYRIIGQPDLFESLVWAVLGQQINLQFAYTLKQRFVQQFGDSIAHNSLDYYLFPEASVVSQLTDNDLLPLQFSRQKSKYVKLIGEAFAANIVSKEKLRKMPFEEAKTELMKIKGIGNWTANYALMKTFRYPNAFPLEDAGIHNAIKNLRGMKKKPSLDHVKRIFKSYKGWEAYATLYLWKSL
- a CDS encoding acetyltransferase yields the protein MQAVVFYLVYPVLYLIASLPFRAMYVLSDVFYFLFWISGYRKKVVFENLRKSFPEKSEKEIVSLAKEYYKYLCDLTLETLKTMRMTEKEASERCVYHKADWLDKMWEEKKSIIIVMGHYGNWEWAGPSFSLAMKYQLVVIYRPLSQPYFENMMVKMRTKFGTRIVPVNMTLRDMVAHRNEVTATAFIADQAASSANSYWTTFLNQDTNVFNGPEKLAVKFNYPVVYMNVQRRKRGYYDLIPELMFENPASTKEGEILEAFTKRLEREIIQNPVIWLWSHRRWKYQRNG